The nucleotide window AAACGAGATTGGGCTGAACGTTCTGTGCCTCTCTTTTTCGTTCTGCAATGATGCAGCCGGCCATGGAACTTAAAAATAGATTGTAAACAAAGAAACTGAAACCAAAAATTCGTTAAAATTCTTGTTTCCTTGATTACCTCTTCTCTAGAAACGAGTAAACAAAACATAATCATTTAACAAGCAATCTATATCAACCAATAACGATTTAAGGTATAGTTTTCCTATCGATCTGTGAAACATGAACAATAAACATGTAATACTTAACACTGAACGCAACGACTTATGCGATTAGGCAAAATAAGATATTGGCCTTTTAAACTATAGCCTCCAAAAATGATCATCAGTTCTCCGCCATTAGTTTTAAGCGAAAAATGTCTGTTTTGATTATcaagcaaaattaaaaataattgtaGCGTGAATGCGTGCGTGCAGAGAGAACATTGAAATTTGTACTGATACAAATTCAGTTTGCGGTCTCGTCATTATCGTAAAGTTGGTGTTAATAACGACTTTTGACGATACaaggaattaattaatttcatttcGCAAGCCAATATTCTTTTATTGCTGCCGATAAACACACTAAAGTTTTGTATTCTGGCACCGAGCTGGCTTTTATAATATAATTACTGCGGCTCCTAATGCTGGTATCGACATGGGAGTGAGCCGCTGAAAGTAAAGAAACCGTAACGGATTCTCACCTTCGCGCAACCCAAATTTCATGCTATACGTGCGCAATTTTGTTATGCTTTTTCACGGACCTTGCTTACCGCATCATTGGAAGGCGATTTCTGATCGCCTACTGTCATTGGCTTTATGATGCAATGTTTAACATTGTGAAAGGAGTCGAACGGATTTCATGTTGGCTCTCTATAGCTAACCTGCACGTAACAGAGGTAAATAAAGCAACAAATCATTATCTCTATTGCTTACTGCATACTCAAGACCATTGTTTTGATCACGCCAAATGCGTCTGTTATCTTTTGGATGAGGTCGAATTTGAAATAAAGCCCCACAGCACTGTTGCTGAAAAATCTAAAACAGgaagaatgaaacaaaaagagagcCAAGGCAAAAAAGAAGGACCATAGCAATGACAAACCTAGTGAAGGAAAACAGTAGTGGAATAGTTAGTAAAGAGAGCGCGGAATATTGCATATTGAAAGACAAGGTAGAGGTTAAGTTTAATACAGAAAAAGTTCAGTTACTGGTTTTGTCAGTACGTTCGGCTTGCCATACCTGCggcaattttatttctttcaactCTGTTTGCCAGCGGCGAAAGTCCTCAACCGGTTTCCATATTTAAAAAGACGCGTTCGCAATGAAATTGAAGTCATTCTAATCAGAACTGGCGATATGGAGGGACGATCATTTCTTCGCGGAGAAAGCCATGCAACCCACAGTGACGGTAAAGAGTGTTTGACGTTGGACGCAGTCTTGAAAAAAGCTCTGTCAGACAATCCAGAACTAGCTGAGCGCGAAGCACTACGTGACAACAGGCAAACCATCACCTTTGCCCAGCTGAATAGCAAAGCAACGGAATTGGCCGAGCGATTGGCGCGGATTATTGAACTACTGCCACAGCCGGAAGGTGACAAGATCGTAGCGGTCAATCTGTTTCCTGATATTGAGCTAATTGTTAGCTTGCTGGCCATTTTCAAAATTGGCGCTGCTTATTTGCCACTCGATCCAACATTTCCAGCTGATAGAGTCTCTCACATCCTTCAAGATGCCCAACCTATTTTGCTGCTCACCACCGGATCCATTCTGCGAAAAACGGCTTTTGCTTCCGTCGTTGTTGAGCTCAACGTGCCCGTCTTTGATCTCGAAAACAAGGAGAGCAGTGAAGTATACATCGCATTCAACGAAAAGACAAGAGGCAATGAAACTGCTCCACGTGTACGAAATGTTTTGGCAGCTGTGCTTTACACCTCGGGATCGACGGGAGTTCCCAAAGGCGTCCGTCTGGAACACGCAACAATACTCCACCGACTCAATTGGCAGTGGCGCACTTTTCCTTTCCATTCCGCAGAGGTGGGCTGTTTCAAAACGGCTCTTACGTTCGTTGACTCCATGGCTGAGATTTGGGCTCCCTTATTGATCGGCCAACCCGTTGAGGTCGTGTCCAAGCCCGTCATTCAGGACGCACAGCGTTTCATCGATCTCCTggatcgatgcaaaataacaCGCCTCGTCTTAGTCCCATCTCTTCTTAAAGCGATGCTAACTCTTTTGAAATCTCGCGCCCGAAAGACGGACGAATCTTTGCCATATGCCGGTAATGGACATTATCCTCTTAAGCATCTCAAGATGTGGGTCTGTTCAGGAGAGATTCTTACTGGCGAGCTACTTCTCGAATTCTACGATTGTTTTCCTGCCGGCACAGTTATTTCCAATTATTATGGCAGCACCGAATTAATGGGTGACGTCACCTACGCCACTTTTAAATCCCGAGAAGATGTGCTTGCCTCTTTCATTGATGATAAAATTCCTATTGGTATTAGTAGAATATTTTCAGAATGTAATAAGATCTAATTTCGCCAATACTGAACGATATGAAATTATGACAACAGGTAAACCCATGGATAACTGTGCCATATACCTGTTGGACGCCTCGAAAGAGCTTGTAGATAACGGCGAGATTGGAGAGCTCTACGTTGCTGGAAGTCACCTGTGTTCGGGTTACGTCAGAAACCGAGAAATGGAACGTTTCTTGAAAAATCACGTTGACAACACACCAGGTGTGCATTGAGTTCAAACAATTATTTTacttcttaaaaaaattatttgaataTAATTAACGCCTTGAAAGGTTATGACGTCATGTTTCGAACGGGTGATTACGGCAAGATCATCAATGGCCAACTTTACTATTTCGGCCGCGCTGATTCGCAAGTTAAAATTCGAGGCCACCGTGTTGATTTGAGTGAAATCAATGCTGCCATCGAAGGGAGCAAACTGGCCTCGACGTGTGTTGTTCTTAGCTACAAAGCGGGAGAACCTGAGCAGGTATATTACAATGCAATCTGTTAACTTTCAGCATCAACAGCTTTTGCCAAGCTTAGCCTACTATCTTTCTTGTCCTCTATAAAAGGAAATCGTGGCTTTCATAATACCTGGGCAAAAAGAAACCACCGTTGAAATAATCAAAGAGCGAGTGAAAGACAAGCTTCTATCTTACATGATGCCAAAGGTAAGATTCCCGTTCATGAGGTTTTTCTTCGATTTCAGACATTTGTTGGCGTTCGATTTTTAGTTTGTGGTAATCGACGAGCTACCATTGCTTGTCAACGGTAAAGTCGATCGCCAGAAACTCATGCAAATCTACGCCGATCAACTCCACAAACAAAATGGTACACAGACTTTTGATCTTgatctaataaaaaaaaatgtgattatGGCTTTTTGCATGTAACACAGGCAAAactaattatttaaaaatatggGAGGGAAATAAATTCAGTCGTGAAGAGAGAGCCCTTTTAAAGACAGTCCATTCAATAATCGGCACTTCATCTGGTAGAGCTGTTCAACTTTCggacaatttttttgaaattggaGGCAATTCCCTCAATGCTGTCAATGTGGTCACCAAACTAAAAGATCAAGGCTTTCACATAGGTAACAAATAGCTATTGAGAACTTGGTCACGTAATCGTTTCAAACGACCTCATACCATTACGTCATGGCAGATTTAACCGAATTCCTAACAGCCTCTCAGCTAAAAGATCTAGTTCCAGAACTTTCACAACGAAAGCCGGGatcaaaaacacacacgtgTCATCAACTTTCTGGTTACGTAGTGGAAATGCTTGATACCTCAGTAAAGGAAGATGTTATTAGGTACTTACCGTAATGGAAACATTCGGGGTGTTGCACGAAACGTAAAGAAATCGATCTGATGTTAGAATTATCAGCCTTTGCTTCTCGGAGAAATCAGAGCTTGATCTGTTGACTGGCGTCACTCGCGAGGATCACGAAATCTTCTTGGGCGAACTCTGGGAGTCGGTGGTGGCAGCGGAGTTGAGGTTAAACCAGATTAAACTTCACAATATCACTACTTTCTGAAagtgttttcttattagcttTGTCATCAAGGATAATAGTGGAAACATCGTGGCCGTTGCTCTAAATTTCGATCTTTTTGATGAGCCAGTTGTTAAACCAAAAACCCACCGTTTGGCATacattcttgaatttctcgaGTCTATCGAGGGTCCGATTATAGCGAAACACttcgaaaaacgaaaaaacttgtTGATTCACAGCTTTATGATGGCAACAGCAGAGACAACCACTCCACCAGAGAACGTTTACCTCATCcagaaaatggaagaagaaatccTGACGTTGGCCAAACGGAAAGGCTTCGTGGGTGTTTTCACGACCAATGCCAACGAACTCACTAGGGTAACTGGCAACTACTCATTATATACTTTTCATGGAAGATGTCACTTTCCATTTAACCCGTTTTGTCATTCACTAGCAAATTTGCATCGACCTACTAGACTACACCGTCCTGTTTGAATGCCAAGTGAATCAGTTTGTTGCATCTGATGGAAAAAGCCCCTTCTTGCACGCTGCTGATACCCATTATACGACTGTTAATGTTAAATACGTCCATTAAATTTTCTCATAAATATACCTAGAATTTTTCTTATACTACTGACGAACCTAGTAGAACTGCTAAACGACAAGATTCGATTGACTCTAATACACATATGGTTTTCTTAACAAAGAGTATCGCtgtttttattcgttttgaATGATATGAACATGTATGCATATGAATCTGTGTGTATGAGAACTACAAAAAACTGTactttgaaaaatgaacaattTTCAAATGCTGAGATACTGAACAGTACGAACGCCTTTAAGGCTTCAGCTTGGTTCGTGAGATGCGGACCGCGGGCACACGAAGAGGGTGGAAGAAAAAGTTTAGAGGGAGTGATTGGAATGGGGGTAATTTCATACAGAAGAGAAAATAATATGCGAAATAGAACTGGGGAGAAGAGTTGAATTGACTTTGGCACCGACATATTAAGGAAACTTCGCGCCCCACAGTCGCAACAACATAGGTGGGAAAGGGGGAATTAGGCATACTTTTTCATCCGCACTCTTCATTCCTCGCGTCTGCGTTGTAACATTCATCCTGCTATTTACAGAAGATCAAGTCCCTCCGGCTACTAAGACAAAATCGTTCCTAACTACCTCGTCGCCGTGGCTAAGACCGTAGCGACTGAGGCAGGtgtttcttccatttttctcATCTTTTTAATGCGCTTCCACTCACCAGCAGCGTAGTTCATCTGAAAATGCGTCTCAACGATTCTGGTGGTTGTGATGCCATCGCCAGCCGTCACGATCTCCTCGTCCTCGCTCAATTTGATAGTGACAATATTTCCGAGATGCGGACAAGGATTTTCTagtaaaacgaaaagaaaataatttgcCACATTTCGCTTAACCTATTACACATCCTACTGCGTTTATACCTCGAGAACCTGCCATGAAACCCAGGATGAGAGCTTTTTCTGGTCGCGTGACTTTGTTGGCGTTTTTGAACATTTCTTGGGCTTCCTGCATTTGCTCACGCtattgagagaaaaaaaaaatggactcGTCATCCAATCGACACAAATGGggttaaaaatcaaatttaccGTGAGCATTAGTGCTACGCTCTTTTTCGGTGGAGCTGCCGGTTGATTAGTTGCCGTCGTTGTTGCAGTAGGTTGCCCAGCAGCAGCTGCAGGTTGGACTAATCGGTAAACGGTGGGCACGGTCGTAGCAGCTGACGTTGCAGCCGGCGGTTGACTTGTGACAAGCCTGACTACTTGAGCAGGTGACGCAAGTGAACCTGAAGGTAAAGAGCTGATTGACGGGACGGCAGGCGGGCGTACGACTGTCATTCGAGGCGGCTCTTTCAAAGGTGTAAGAGGAGGGATGGACGTGGTGGCCAGTGGTGTGACAGCGGCAGCCGGCGTTGGTGGTGGATTGCTGGGCAGTAGGCCAGCCGCATAATCTGGTGTCGGAGTAACTTTTTCCGGAGTCTCCGTGACACTTCCTGTCTCGGATTCTTCACCTGATAAAGGCTGTGATGGATTCGCTGGCGTAGCCTGTGACTCGGTGGCTGCTTTCTGGGCAGCTTCCAACTCTTCAAAgattaagaaaagaaaaaaaggtaaaataaataaaacattcgCAACGACTCTcgcaaaaaaattatgaaaattaGTTAGCGCGAATCATTACCTTGTTGCCGCTTTCGCTTTTTAGCTTGGGCAAAACCGATTGGCTGCTCGGTGATATCGAGTAGTTTGATGCCACCGTCTTTCCTTCCAGCTAGAGTTCGGGGGGACGGACGGTTTGGGCCAGCGGATGGAGACGAACCTAATGCACCAATGCTAGTGGGAGTAGATCCCGCCCGGGAAAGTGGCGATGCGAATCCTCCAATATGTCGGCTAGGAATCCCTTTTAACGGGGTTGTGTCGGTCATTTTCCGCGGAATTCCTCGTGAACGTAGTGGAACTGTAGGAGCAggattttttttcaggttaTTCTGGGCATCGGTGGATTTCTGTAACAACTCGGCACGGAGCGCTGCTGACTTTGGTTTCCTCTTAAGCGTAAAATGTTTAATCGGATGAGACTGCAATAGAAAATTTACCAAACGTTAAAACAGGTTCCATTTTTGGCGCGAAACGTCAGCGTGTATTACCTGTTGGCCAACCACAGTGAACAGTGCTGTTTTGTTCAAGTACGGGCATTCCAAAGGAAGCATTCCAGTTTCTCCATGCTTTTTCACTGAGAaaccattttcaagaaaacaCAGTAAAGTTGAAAGTGAATAAGGTAAATCTAGGAAAACATTTCTTGAAATACCTAGTTTTCTCAAATCATTTGCAAGATCattgaatatttttcttgTATACTCATCGGTAGCAGACCCAATTTCCATATTTAGAGCCCCAGTAGCTGGGTACGTTTTTAGGATTTCAGCCACCATCGCTACCCATGGATCACCATCACTACAGCAACTTCCAATATTTCTTCCAATTCTGTTTTCCACTAAAATGTGAATAAAAGCATTAAATTTACAGGATGCATGCAATTCCAAGACAATAATTTGAAGCACaacttaaaatttaaatgaaaggCCACTGACCTCTTCCAGGTTCCTCCTGGAGAACTGGAAGAAAGATAGCAGGAATTTGAGTTTCACTTGTGTTTGCAGTTCGACGAAACATTCTTGGATGTTCTTCAATACTTCGGGATTGAGCTGGGAACAAATTGAACCGCCTGCCCAAGAATCTGTGCTTATTCCCAGTTTATTATGAAGCCAAAGTGACGTATCAGTCTCTCGATGAGACGCCATTTTTCCGCCCagtggggaaaaaaacttTAGAAAACAAACGCAACAGCGTTCTAGACAAACAGTGCCAGCAAGGTGGTATTCCGCAACGTGTTTCCAATGTGTGTTTGTCAGTCATCAAAACGGAGAGGTAGATAGCGTCACCGATCCATTTTCCTCACTGGTTCTGATGCTTGGTTTAGATAAATAACCGCTTGGAGCGCTGCTAACCcctatttttctttagatGCGCAATTCTAGGCCAGTCTTACAGACGACGCTCAACGTAATTGCAGCCTGACTTTAAAACGTAGTTTAAACGGTGCAGAAGGCAAACAGGAAAACGACGCGGGAAATCACGATGAAAATATACAGGGCTGCCACATCTTTGCGAGTCCGCCCCGCCTCGAGAAAACGACTGAATTGAACTGATCAGGCTTCGAACTTCGAAGTTCGATCAGGGCAGCATTTTACCGGTGGGGCGGGACGGGTCCAGCCTGGAATACCTGAAAGGCTGAaaccatcttggaaaatggcagCTTAAGAGGGCTTTAAATAAGCCGAAGAAAATCAAGAACGATTACTAAGAttccttttgaaaaatgttccTAACTAATACAAAGTtggtaaacaaaaattgcaacATTACAACCGAGCTCTATTTGACTCCATTGACTATGACACGGTCAAGTATGAAGGGCAAGTTCCACCAGTTGATCGGTGCCGAAATTAAGCCTTGAAGGAAAcctgtaaagaaaaagaacaaagataACAATTCGATTTATAAGCAAAATACTTTGAAACGACTAATTTACAGAACTGGTCagatttatttgtttgacaGAGCAGATTCTCACTTAATTGCACTTCTGTCACTGTCACCATGTAGTATTACACCAAAAACATCGTAAATGTAAAATCTTGGTGAATACAATTGATGGCAGGTGCCTTTGCACAATTATTCACTGTTTACTGGAAGAACTGACTGATTTTTGTTCCCCGTGCGTTCTCAAAACATTTAGTATTACGTTTCAAGCGTCAGCTTTAGCTCTTGTCCGGCAACTGATGACGTATGCTTTACTTCAGCTGCAGGAAAAAATGAGACTGACGGGAATCATTCACACGTATCCTTTTGATAAGActtcaaagaaaagaacagtATGACAAGGTTTAGAATAAGCTTTTGCTTACATGGACTTAGACCTTTTTCCCCACAAAGTAAAACACCATATATTCATTgctagggaaaaaaaaacaatcgcAGCAAACAAAGCGAAGATCAACATAACCTGACAAGCAAAGCGTCCTACGATGGTGTTGGGGGCAATAATATACATCTGTAATGGAAGATCCTTACTTGACTGTGAATCGTTTTGTTGGCCACCGTCTTATATACACGCAGACAAGTTCCACGTTCCGGAAAGTTTAGGGTAGAGGAACGTAATTTTGAAGGTCGATACTGTTATTGAAAGATAAATTTGTTTTCGACTCGACGTAAGCTCGGGGATATGGCCACTCCCCCTCAATTGACAAAATCTCTTGCAGTGACATGGAATAGAAGAATAACCTTGGGCAATTCAGATTTCAGAATGAAGAATCAAAACCCCGTTTTGCTCTTACTAACTCAGTAGCTCACTCACCTGCACAATAGGCATTAGTGTAGATTTGTCGCTTTTGATGCCGTAAGTCGTGATTTACCCTTTCGCACATGGATTTAAACTTTCGTTCACAAGCTGAATACCTTTCGTAACTGGTGGATACACCAATCACGCACTAAAAAAGCACTGCATCAGCACCTGGCCTTACCACTACCCTGGTTTAGTTTAGATTTTAGTTTAGTTGCATAAGCCTAGTCGTATTTTGTTGGGTCCCAAGATAAGTCTAGATAGAATAGAAAAACGTTAATTAATTTAAGGCTAAGTAAGTCTAAGTTAAAATTAAGTCTAAGGATAAGTAAGTCTAGTTAAAATTAAAGCTAAGAACTACTCTAAGTAAAGGCGTAATCCACCTCCCTCGTTGCTCTTGTACAACACCACCTCGGACATTTCCCCAAATTATTTGATGTATTTTTTATCTACATCCGCCACTCACTAACCATTTCTATGCAATGAGTTTTATGTTTCACCACCCatgcattttaaaattaacaatttGCTACTCACACCTTTCAGCATAACTTGCAAATTCCCCGTCATTCCTAATGACCTCCCGACAATTACCTAacgaataataatttttttttcaggtccTTTGTATTCAAATATGTGACTTGTAATATCTGTATTTGATGCCTGTTAGAGTTAAACTAAAAGTTATCACTATATAATTACTCAAAAgctattattttttgttccttctCGTTTTTGTACGGTCAGGAAGGCAATCTCCGAGGGCCAAAGAGGACACTGGACACCAAGGATCGCTGCCGGACTCCCTAGATCATCGCCAAGGATTCtcaggtatatgttttaaattttaagtgtctaacaatattttttaaaatgtacttAGGGGGGTCCACAGAAtcaccgaagaggaccacTGCAAAGCGTGGATGGCCGCCGTGGATTCTaaggtatattaaaaaaataaaagtgcctaaccatatatatttttatgttatttagGAGAGTCCACAGTACCACCGAAGAGGACTACGGACACCTAGGATTGCTGGGATCGCCGCTGGAACAACGAGATCGTCGCTCTGGATATACTGTACTCTGGTATTACTGTTTAAATGTTCagtgtctaaccatgtttttttttttgtgtgtatttaAAAGGGCCCACTgcaccaccgaagaggacgaGTGGACGTCGCTGGACGTCAAGATCTGGAGCCACTAGATCATCGCCAAGGGTCGACGGGtataaatttttgtgttttatgtgtctaaccatgttttttttaaatgtatttaGGAGGGCGCACAGCACCCCCGATGAGAACCACTGGACAGTGAGGATCGTCGGCTtacatcgaggatcgccgtcCAGCCCCGAGTTCCATGCCCATGAGGAttagggaaaaaaagaagatggtaCGGTTGAGTATTGCCTAATCGCCTAATCGCATTGTGTGTTTTACAAATGTGTGCCTTTATTCCTTTATTTTCCCGCCAAGTATTATTGCTTATGGTTTCACTTTGAACTGACGCTAATTCACTATACCTTTACGCCACGGTTCGCTCACTGTTTGCATTAGCGTATATGCACCGGGTAGGGGTCATTGTTTTAGTTAATATATCCCCTCTTACATCGGTATCACGCTTAGTATTTGGTTGGTGTAGGTTTACTAACACTAATTGCTTTCAGAACAAACAgtaaaaccaaataaattgATTATCTTTGTCTACCATTTTCTTATTGAGTATGGGACTAGTGCCTTGAATAATATAGCCATATAAAAAATTCGTCGCTAACGATCGGGTTGCGTACCCTGGTTGGGCAACCCGATTGTAAACTAACGGGGCAAGGGGCAAATAAAAGACTGTAGTACGTAACCCCTCCTAACCCGTTCCATAAACGAAAGACAACAACCCGATCACCCAAAAACCGATCCGACAAAAGCGGGACCGAAGCCCTACCTGTCACTAAGATCTGAACGTGATATTATTTCAAAAGCCACATAAGATTGGGATTTCCCCAAGCGAACATGTCTGTCATTCGTccaattgtttgtttgtgctGCATGATTGGGTGTTGTTTGTCCGCTTGCGGAACCGCAACGCCAACTCCTGTAGAGTACAATGAATCGTTACTGAACAGCCAATGGCCCATAAAGGAGCACCTGAATCACTCATCAAGAGGTCATTTCATTGATCTGAACTCAAGGTCACGATTTCTACACGTCGCATATCACGATAATGAAAAATGTCACGCCGAACGAAGCATCGTGTCCTAGAATCGAACTTTTGCCATAATACAAATAAATATGGCAAACTTGGACAAGGTAATGGCATAAATACGCAGTAAAATATATAGCTGAATGAGGTGAATGCTTACCTTTTAATACTAAACTATATGCAACTTAAATTTGTATTGCGGCTGAATGAACTTGATTAAAACAATTAGGTGCTTTTCAACACAAAGAGTTCTACTGCGCCGATTCACCGCTGTTTCCCTAGTTCATTGTACTAGCCAAGAAACGTGAGCTCAACTGTATGACTGTGCGGATAATTAACTTGCCTGCGCTTTGCGTTCTTAAGAACAAAACCGCAAGCTTTTTCATGCATTTAGGGTAGCCATAAGAAATATCTCTCATTTGACACCCCCTTTACGTATTGTTTAGCAATGACGACAGGAATGAGCAGCTAGAAAATGGCGAAATAGATTTGGGTTGTAATAGCAACAGAGGACAGCAAAAATAGTTTGAAAAAGCAGCTCCTTAATTATTTTTAGACAGACATTCTGTTGCAAGGAGTGCATGCGATAGataacctgattttcgttcagGTCCCCATTTTCAATATCATTGGATTTATTGAAGCCTATATTTGATGTCAAGAGGCGCTACCACGTACAGTCAACTGAACTCATTGATTACGACTACTTCTTAACACCCCAATTCCCGTACGATGAAATATCTTACACGAGAAAACTGAAAGTAGACTAACGCCCATCAGAGGCTCAGATACACTATATAGTTGACGTAATCTCTGATTACAAAAATATTAGTACTATAGATTTCCGATTAGAGGTTATTCAATGCACGTTAACGAAAAAACGAGGAAACGTCTACGAGCAAAGAGGCTATAAAGCAATACAATAAATATTTAAGCACGCTTCCAAAAGCACAAACGGCTTCTGCATTCTCTCTTGTGCCATTTACTCGATCGATAGGCCTAGCTTGCAGTCTATGGCTGATTCGGTTCGAGACTTGTTTATCTTATAGTTGCTTTCCGACGATACAGCACAGTCTAAGCTCTAATATAACACTCGTACACAGTTTTGGGACGGTCGAGGCCTGATTGCGTGGGTGTATAAAGTCGAATGAAAAGGAGATCCCTGGACGAGCCCATTCATTCAGCCTCATTCATTCAGTTTCGTTCGGTCATTCCTCTTACTACATGGGGGAGGATAGAAATAGAAACATGTCAATAGGCCACCGTGGCGACAGatagaaaagagaagaaacgaCGTCTCAGGACGCCCCTCATTTTGGCCACATACTCTAGGTGGCAAGTTTTTCGTCACTTCTCCTGGTTGGTGAATGGGCATCCAGAGTGCACTTGCGGATAAACGTAGGCCAAAAGTACCTGCAAAATGTCAAGGGAAAGAACAGCACagccataaaaaaattcatataTTTGTAAACAGTTCAAACATGTTATGTCTCTTAGCCTGTCAAACGGGTCGTTAAGTATTTTGAGTAGATCTACTCTACTTTGAAAGCCGGAAAGTGTGCTGTAGGCGTGTAGTAGGTTTGTATATGTATTTATCTGTGTTACCTTAACGTTCGTGAGTTCCCAAACTGATATTGCTGGTCTCCactatctctttttttgttgttgaagcATCCAAGTATACTACGGCATCTTATAGACGGTTCCCATATTGACAGAAGGCCTCGAAGCGTATAAATGAGCTTGTTGATTCGTTGCATATATACTGTGCGTATTCTATATATACGCTGGGCTACGTATCGCTCAGATTTCAAGCGGGGAAAGAACCTGTGTGCC belongs to Daphnia magna isolate NIES linkage group LG1, ASM2063170v1.1, whole genome shotgun sequence and includes:
- the LOC116916435 gene encoding tyrocidine synthase 3; translated protein: MEGRSFLRGESHATHSDGKECLTLDAVLKKALSDNPELAEREALRDNRQTITFAQLNSKATELAERLARIIELLPQPEGDKIVAVNLFPDIELIVSLLAIFKIGAAYLPLDPTFPADRVSHILQDAQPILLLTTGSILRKTAFASVVVELNVPVFDLENKESSEVYIAFNEKTRGNETAPRVRNVLAAVLYTSGSTGVPKGVRLEHATILHRLNWQWRTFPFHSAEVGCFKTALTFVDSMAEIWAPLLIGQPVEVVSKPVIQDAQRFIDLLDRCKITRLVLVPSLLKAMLTLLKSRARKTDESLPYAGNGHYPLKHLKMWVCSGEILTGELLLEFYDCFPAGTVISNYYGSTELMGDVTYATFKSREDVLASFIDDKIPIGKPMDNCAIYLLDASKELVDNGEIGELYVAGSHLCSGYVRNREMERFLKNHVDNTPGYDVMFRTGDYGKIINGQLYYFGRADSQVKIRGHRVDLSEINAAIEGSKLASTCVVLSYKAGEPEQEIVAFIIPGQKETTVEIIKERVKDKLLSYMMPKFVVIDELPLLVNGKVDRQKLMQIYADQLHKQNGKTNYLKIWEGNKFSREERALLKTVHSIIGTSSGRAVQLSDNFFEIGGNSLNAVNVVTKLKDQGFHIDLTEFLTASQLKDLVPELSQRKPGSKTHTCHQLSGYVVEMLDTSVKEDVIRIISLCFSEKSELDLLTGVTREDHEIFLGELWESVVAAELSFVIKDNSGNIVAVALNFDLFDEPVVKPKTHRLAYILEFLESIEGPIIAKHFEKRKNLLIHSFMMATAETTTPPENVYLIQKMEEEILTLAKRKGFVGVFTTNANELTRQICIDLLDYTVLFECQVNQFVASDGKSPFLHAADTHYTTVNVKYVH
- the LOC116916456 gene encoding LOW QUALITY PROTEIN: negative elongation factor A (The sequence of the model RefSeq protein was modified relative to this genomic sequence to represent the inferred CDS: inserted 1 base in 1 codon), whose amino-acid sequence is MASHRETDTSLWLHNKLGISTDSWAGGSICSQLNPEVLKNIQECFVELQTQVKLKFLLSFFQFSRRNLEEWKTELEEILEVAVXDGDPWVAMVAEILKTYPATGALNMEIGSATDEYTRKIFNDLANDLRKLVKKHGETGMLPLECPYLNKTALFTVVGQQSHPIKHFTLKRKPKSAALRAELLQKSTDAQNNLKKNPAPTVPLRSRGIPRKMTDTTPLKGIPSRHIGGFASPLSRAGSTPTSIGALGSSPSAGPNRPSPRTLAGRKDGGIKLLDITEQPIGFAQAKKRKRQQELEAAQKAATESQATPANPSQPLSGEESETGSVTETPEKVTPTPDYAAGLLPSNPPPTPAAAVTPLATTSIPPLTPLKEPPRMTVVRPPAVPSISSLPSGSLASPAQVVRLVTSQPPAATSAATTVPTVYRLVQPAAAAGQPTATTTATNQPAAPPKKSVALMLTREQMQEAQEMFKNANKVTRPEKALILGFMAGSRENPCPHLGNIVTIKLSEDEEIVTAGDGITTTRIVETHFQMNYAAGEWKRIKKMRKMEETPASVATVLATATR